In the Cannabis sativa cultivar Pink pepper isolate KNU-18-1 unplaced genomic scaffold, ASM2916894v1 Contig1, whole genome shotgun sequence genome, one interval contains:
- the LOC133032912 gene encoding uncharacterized mitochondrial protein AtMg00810-like yields MTVGKPMSAKDGEPMHNATLYRSTIGALQYLCNTRPDIGYAINKLSQFLQAPTTVHWSGVKRVLRYLQGMKQQGLHISCSSRLVLKRFSDANWACCPNDRRSIADHCVFFGYSLVSWSSKKYHVVSRSSTELEYRALAHVAVDISWNESLLKEIGFPLTMTSVTWCDNVTP; encoded by the coding sequence ATGACTGTTGGCAAGCCTATGTCTGCCAAAGATGGTGAACCGATGCACAATGCCACTCTCTACAGAAGTACCATAGGTGCTTTACAGTATCTCTGCAACACCAGGCCTGACATTGGTTATGCAATTAATAAGCTAAGTCAGTTTTTGCAAGCACCAACCACGGTTCATTGGAGTGGAGTAAAAAGGGTTCTCAGATATCTGCAAGGAATGAAGCAACAGGGTCTTCACATCAGCTGTAGCAGCAGACTTGTGCTAAAAAGATTCTCTGATGCTAACTGGGCCTGCTGCCCAAATGACAGAAGATCGATTGCAGACCATTGTGTGTTCTTTGGATATAGTCTTGTTTCGTGGTCATCCAAGAAATATCACGTTGTCTCGAGGTCAAGTACAGAGTTAGAATATAGGGCTTTGGCCCATGTTGCAGTTGATATATCCTGGAATGAGTCCCTTTTGAAAGAAATCGGTTTTCCCCTTACAATGACTTCAGTCACCTGGTGCGataatgtaacgccctaa